In Triticum urartu cultivar G1812 chromosome 6, Tu2.1, whole genome shotgun sequence, the following proteins share a genomic window:
- the LOC125513903 gene encoding GATA transcription factor 6-like: protein MEWSNVIEGEQSGRKREGGKQRNSAFVADTDFGSHSMTHQTLISSAPAAAAFSSSPHLLHASLPTLSPSSSPAASAMSSSSFAHHHGSLQVERMSALRSSLRPCEAAEEVAAAVVAGPAAWGAGLLGDGFSVEELLDLEELCEVDKDGGFLCETAPAAEEEEKCSDSHGSSAVSYELMPLIPPEMDLPAHDAEELEWVSRIMDDSQAELPPPAQLPAPAAWPPQHRRPQESAVPAVDPMRTPTICALSTEALVPVRSKKRSKRSRGTTVWSLSGASISDSASSSATSSSCSSSASLSSFFLMDSPTFNLLDEPPRTKSKNKKSKHKLKKRGRKPKSHLPPQLSGGAASPPAQGDRRCSHCGVQKTPQWRAGPEGAKTLCNACGVRFKSGRLLPEYRPACSPTFVGNLHSNSHRKVLEMRRKKDPVPVAIEAAAAPAVASF from the exons ATGGAGTGGAGCAACGTGATTGAGGGAGAGCAAAGCGGGAGAAAAAGGGAGGGGGGAAAACAACGCAACAGTGCATTTGTTGCGGACACGGACTTTGGCAGCCATTCAATGACCCACCAGACACTCATCTCTTCCGCCCCTGCCGCTGCTGCCTTTTCCTCTTCTCCTCACctcctccacgcctccctccctaccctttccccctcctcctctccggccgcctccgccatgtcgtcgtcgtcgttcgcACACCACCACGGCTCCCTGCAG GTGGAGAGGATGTCCGCGCTGAGGAGTAGCCTCAGGCCGTGCGAGGCAGCCGAGGAGGTGGCGGCCGCCGTGGTCGCTGGGCCGGCGGCGTGGGGAGCCGGGCTGCTGGGTGACGGCTTCTCGGTGGAGGAGCTCCTCGACCTTGAGGAGCTCTGCGAGGTGGACAAGGACGGCGGCTTTCTCTGCGAGACGGCGCCggcggccgaggaggaggaaaaATGCAGTGACTCCCACGGGTCGTCGGCGGTCTCCTACGAGCTCATGCCGCTTATTCCGCCGGAGATGGACCTGCCG GCCCACGACGCGGAGGAACTGGAGTGGGTGTCGCGTATCATGGACGACTCGCAGGCAGAGCTCCCGCCGCCGGCTCAGCTCCCAGCGCCAGCGGCGTGGCCACCGCAGCACCGCCGGCCCCAGGAAAGCGCTGTGCCGGCCGTGGACCCTATGCGGACCCCGACCATATGCGCGCTTTCCACGGAAGCGCTGGTGCCGGTGAGGTCCAAGAAGCGCAGCAAGCGCTCGCGGGGCACCACCGTGTGGTCGCTCTCCGGCGCGTCCATATCCGACTCGGCGTCGTCGTCCGCCACCAGCTCCTCCTGCTCCTCGTCGGCCTCCCTGTCGTCCTTCTTCCTGATGGACTCCCCAACCTTCAACCTCCTCGACGAACCGCCACGCACCAAGAGCAAGAACAAGAAGTCCAAGCACAAGCTCAAGAAGCGCGGGCGCAAGCCAAAGAGCCATCTCCCGCCGCAGCTGTCTGGCGGCGCCGCCTCCCCGCCCGCCCAGGGCGACCGGCGGTGCAGCCACTGCGGCGTCCAGAAGACGCCCCAGTGGCGCGCGGGGCCGGAGGGCGCCAAGACGCTGTGCAACGCCTGCGGCGTCCGCTTCAAGTCGGGGCGGCTCCTGCCGGAGTACCGGCCGGCGTGCAGCCCCACGTTCGTGGGCAACCTGCACTCCAACTCCCACCGCAAGGTGCTGGAGATGCGCCGCAAGAAGGACCCCGTCCCCGTCGCCATCgaggccgccgccgcgccggccgtCGCCTCGTTCTAG